The Methylomagnum ishizawai genome has a window encoding:
- a CDS encoding TIGR04063 family PEP-CTERM/XrtA system glycosyltransferase encodes MRILHILDHSIPLHSGYTFRTRAILEQQRALGFETYHITSAKHKGPEAWVEDVDGFRFFRSPPSASWYARLPVFNQFAIVDSLAKRLGEVIEEVRPNILHAHSPALNGLAALRVAQWYSLPLVYECRAFWEDAAVDHGTSREGGLRYRGTHFLETHVFKKAQAITTICEGLRQDIIGRGIPAGKITVIPNAVDIQRFQIAGEPDAVLRGELGWVGKTVLGFIGSFYAYEGLPLLLEAMPRLLAQRPDLRLLLVGGGPQEEYLRVKAAELNLGDKVVFLGRVPHDKVQKYYDQVDIFVYPRRSMRLTELVTPLKPLEAMAQGRLVVASDVGGHKELIEDRKTGWLFKAGAVDSLERTLLELLDRPGCWPDIKRAGREFVETERNWQASVKRYLPIYQKLAGERCP; translated from the coding sequence ATGCGAATACTCCATATCCTCGACCATTCCATTCCCCTGCACAGCGGGTATACCTTCCGTACCCGCGCCATCCTGGAACAGCAACGCGCCCTGGGCTTCGAGACCTACCATATCACCTCGGCCAAGCACAAAGGGCCGGAAGCCTGGGTCGAGGACGTGGATGGTTTCCGGTTCTTCCGCTCGCCGCCTTCGGCCAGTTGGTACGCCCGGCTGCCGGTGTTCAACCAGTTCGCCATCGTCGATAGCCTGGCCAAGCGCCTGGGCGAGGTCATCGAGGAAGTGCGGCCCAATATCCTCCATGCCCATTCGCCGGCCCTGAACGGCTTGGCGGCGCTGCGGGTGGCGCAATGGTATTCGCTGCCCCTGGTGTACGAATGCCGGGCCTTCTGGGAAGACGCGGCGGTGGACCATGGCACCAGCCGCGAGGGCGGTTTGCGCTACCGGGGCACGCATTTCCTGGAAACCCATGTGTTCAAGAAGGCCCAGGCCATCACCACCATCTGCGAAGGCTTGCGCCAGGATATCATCGGGCGCGGCATCCCCGCCGGAAAGATCACGGTGATTCCCAACGCGGTGGATATCCAGCGCTTCCAAATCGCGGGCGAACCCGACGCGGTGTTGCGCGGGGAGTTGGGATGGGTCGGCAAAACCGTCTTGGGTTTCATCGGTTCCTTCTATGCCTACGAGGGTTTGCCGCTGTTATTGGAGGCCATGCCCCGGTTATTGGCGCAAAGGCCCGATTTGCGTTTGTTATTGGTCGGCGGCGGCCCGCAGGAGGAATACCTGCGCGTTAAAGCCGCCGAATTGAATCTCGGCGACAAAGTGGTTTTCCTGGGCCGGGTGCCGCATGACAAGGTGCAGAAATATTACGATCAGGTGGATATTTTCGTGTACCCGCGCCGCTCCATGCGCCTGACGGAATTGGTGACGCCCTTGAAACCCTTGGAGGCCATGGCCCAGGGCCGTTTGGTGGTGGCTTCCGATGTGGGCGGACACAAGGAATTGATCGAGGACCGCAAAACCGGCTGGCTGTTCAAAGCGGGCGCGGTGGACAGCTTGGAACGGACCCTCCTGGAATTGCTGGACCGGCCCGGCTGCTGGCCGGATATCAAGCGGGCCGGGCGCGAATTCGTCGAGACCGAGCGCAATTGGCAGGCCAGCGTGAAACGCTATCTCCCGATCTACCAAAAATTGGCCGGGGAGCGCTGTCCGTGA
- a CDS encoding TIGR03088 family PEP-CTERM/XrtA system glycosyltransferase, whose product MSPPLIVHIIYRLGVGGLENGLVNLINHGGRYRHAVVCLKDATEFRQRLPPEVPVYELHRKEGQDFGLYGRVYRLLRELRPALVHTRNLAALECQLPAWWAGVRARVHGEHGWDVFDPEGRNRKYQWLRRAYKPLVQRYIPLSRHLEDYLRERIRVPDSRITRICNGVDTAVFHPPRQGRAPIGGCPFGADGGLVLLGTVGRMHGVKDQLNLVRAFLLLLEQRPERRENLRLILVGDGPLRAEAIALLRAAGAEPLAWLPGGRGDVAAILRGLDIFVLPSQAEGISNTILEAMATGLPVVATAVGGNPELVADGLTGTLVPRQDPVALAAALARYLDDPDIRRAQGEAGLARVRERFSLDAMVRNYEAVYGQLLAAHHPTQPEGTP is encoded by the coding sequence ATGAGCCCGCCGCTGATCGTCCATATCATCTACCGGCTCGGCGTCGGCGGCCTGGAAAACGGCTTGGTGAACCTCATCAACCACGGCGGGCGTTACCGCCATGCCGTGGTGTGCCTCAAGGACGCCACCGAATTCCGCCAACGCCTGCCGCCGGAGGTGCCGGTCTACGAACTCCACCGCAAGGAAGGCCAGGATTTCGGCCTGTATGGGCGGGTCTACCGTTTGCTGCGGGAATTGCGTCCGGCCTTGGTCCACACCCGCAATCTGGCGGCGCTGGAATGCCAACTACCGGCTTGGTGGGCGGGGGTCCGGGCGCGGGTGCATGGCGAACATGGCTGGGATGTGTTCGACCCCGAGGGCCGCAACCGCAAATACCAATGGCTGCGGCGGGCCTATAAACCCTTGGTCCAGCGCTATATCCCGTTGTCCCGCCATCTGGAGGATTATTTGCGGGAGCGCATCCGGGTACCGGACAGCCGCATCACCCGGATTTGCAATGGCGTGGATACCGCCGTGTTCCATCCGCCGCGGCAGGGCAGGGCGCCGATCGGGGGTTGCCCGTTCGGCGCGGATGGAGGGCTGGTGTTGCTGGGCACGGTGGGGCGGATGCACGGCGTCAAGGACCAGCTCAATTTGGTGCGGGCCTTCCTCCTGTTGCTGGAACAGCGCCCGGAACGGCGGGAAAACCTGCGTTTGATCCTGGTGGGCGATGGTCCTTTGCGGGCGGAAGCCATCGCGTTGCTCCGCGCCGCCGGGGCCGAACCCCTGGCCTGGTTGCCCGGCGGGCGCGGCGACGTGGCCGCGATCCTGCGCGGCCTGGATATTTTCGTCCTGCCGTCCCAGGCCGAGGGCATTTCCAACACGATCCTCGAAGCCATGGCGACCGGGCTGCCGGTGGTCGCCACGGCGGTGGGCGGCAATCCCGAACTGGTCGCCGACGGCCTGACTGGAACCCTGGTCCCCAGGCAAGACCCGGTGGCCTTGGCGGCGGCGCTGGCCCGTTATCTGGACGACCCGGACATCCGCCGCGCCCAGGGCGAGGCCGGTCTGGCCCGCGTCCGGGAGCGCTTCAGCCTAGACGCCATGGTGCGGAACTATGAGGCGGTCTACGGCCAACTGCTCGCGGCCCACCACCCCACCCAACCAGAGGGAACGCCTTAA
- a CDS encoding XrtA/PEP-CTERM system amidotransferase encodes MCGIVGIFDTQGERGIDRDLLGRMNQRQFHRGPDEGGLHVEPGLGFGHRRLSIIDLSSGQQPLFNRDKTVVVTYNGEIYNFQALRAELEALGHRFETHCDTEVIVYAWEAWGEACVERFRGMFAFGLWDRTRRTLFLARDRLGVKPLHYAVLPDGCLVFGSELKALLAHPGLPRRIDPQAVEDYFAYGYVPDPKTIYRDVYKLPPGHTLTLRRGGPVGAPVAYWDVPFAVRGNLDEAQVRGELIERLREAVDIRRVADVPLGAFLSGGVDSSAVVAMMAGLSDQPVNTCSIAFGDPAYNESRYAAEVAGRYHTHHRVEQVDPDDFSLIDRLAGLYDEPYADSSALPTYRVCELARKEVVVALSGDGGDETWAGYRRYRFHGYEERVRSLLPLGLRRPLFGTLGRWYPKADWAPKPLRAKATLEALARDSVEGYFHGVSLLSDAQRGRMFSPGFKRELQGYHAVEVLRGWAAKAPTRHPISLAQYLDLKTYLPGDILTKVDRASMAHALEVRVPLLDHPLVEWVSCLPPELKLRGTEGKFLFKQALEPYLSKDILYRPKMGFSIPLAAWFRGPLQAKLRAAVSGPALAGSGWFDMDYLKAMLDQHQSGIRDHSAGLWALLMYDSFLRLDP; translated from the coding sequence ATGTGCGGAATCGTCGGCATTTTCGACACCCAAGGCGAGCGCGGCATCGACCGGGACTTGCTCGGGCGCATGAACCAACGCCAGTTCCACCGGGGACCGGACGAGGGGGGCTTGCATGTGGAACCGGGCCTGGGTTTCGGCCATCGGCGGCTATCGATCATCGATCTGTCCAGCGGCCAGCAACCCTTGTTCAACCGGGATAAGACCGTCGTCGTCACCTACAACGGCGAAATCTACAACTTCCAAGCGCTGCGGGCCGAACTGGAAGCGCTGGGCCACCGCTTCGAGACCCATTGCGACACCGAGGTCATCGTCTACGCCTGGGAAGCCTGGGGCGAGGCTTGCGTGGAGCGGTTCCGGGGCATGTTCGCCTTCGGGCTGTGGGACCGGACCCGGCGGACCCTGTTCCTGGCCCGCGACCGGCTGGGCGTGAAGCCCTTGCATTACGCCGTCCTGCCCGATGGCTGCTTGGTGTTCGGCTCCGAACTGAAAGCCCTGCTGGCGCATCCGGGCCTGCCCAGGCGGATCGACCCACAAGCGGTCGAGGATTATTTCGCCTATGGCTATGTCCCCGATCCCAAGACCATCTACCGCGATGTGTACAAGCTGCCGCCCGGCCATACGCTCACGCTCCGGCGCGGCGGGCCGGTGGGCGCGCCCGTGGCCTATTGGGACGTGCCGTTCGCCGTGCGTGGAAACCTGGACGAGGCCCAGGTCCGCGGGGAGTTGATCGAGCGTTTGCGGGAAGCCGTGGATATCCGCCGGGTGGCCGATGTGCCGCTGGGGGCTTTCCTCTCGGGCGGGGTCGATTCCAGCGCGGTGGTGGCGATGATGGCGGGTCTTTCCGACCAGCCGGTCAATACCTGTTCGATTGCCTTCGGCGATCCGGCCTACAACGAATCGCGCTACGCCGCCGAGGTCGCCGGGCGCTACCACACCCATCACCGGGTGGAACAGGTCGATCCCGATGATTTCTCGCTGATCGACCGCTTGGCCGGGCTGTACGACGAACCCTATGCCGATAGTTCCGCCCTGCCGACCTACCGCGTCTGCGAATTGGCGCGGAAGGAAGTCGTCGTGGCCTTGTCCGGCGATGGCGGCGACGAGACCTGGGCCGGTTATCGGCGCTACCGCTTCCATGGCTATGAGGAACGGGTGCGTTCGCTGCTGCCCTTGGGGCTGCGCCGTCCGCTGTTCGGGACGCTGGGCCGTTGGTATCCCAAGGCCGATTGGGCGCCCAAACCGCTGCGGGCCAAGGCCACCTTGGAAGCCCTGGCGCGGGATTCGGTCGAGGGTTATTTCCACGGCGTGTCGCTGTTGTCCGATGCCCAGCGCGGACGGATGTTCAGCCCCGGCTTCAAGCGCGAGTTGCAGGGCTACCACGCCGTCGAGGTCTTGCGCGGCTGGGCCGCGAAGGCACCGACCCGGCATCCCATTTCCCTGGCGCAATATCTCGACCTGAAAACCTACCTGCCCGGTGATATCCTGACCAAGGTGGACCGGGCCAGCATGGCCCACGCCTTGGAAGTGCGGGTGCCCTTGCTGGATCATCCACTGGTCGAATGGGTGTCCTGCCTGCCGCCCGAGCTGAAATTACGCGGCACGGAAGGCAAATTCCTGTTCAAGCAAGCCCTGGAACCCTATTTGTCCAAAGATATCCTCTACCGCCCGAAAATGGGTTTCTCGATCCCCCTGGCGGCTTGGTTCCGGGGACCGCTCCAAGCCAAGCTGCGGGCGGCGGTGTCGGGTCCGGCGCTGGCCGGGTCGGGCTGGTTCGATATGGACTATCTCAAAGCCATGCTGGACCAGCACCAATCGGGTATCCGCGACCACAGCGCCGGGTTGTGGGCGCTTTTGATGTACGACTCGTTCCTGCGCCTGGACCCGTAA
- a CDS encoding TIGR03087 family PEP-CTERM/XrtA system glycosyltransferase → MKDILFLAHRIPFPPNKGDKIRSFHWLKYLSESYRVHLGAFVDDPEDLRHIPEVERYCAGTCLLPLHPKLARLRGLKGLVNGEALSIPYYADRRMSAWVEGLLARNQVAGILVFSSAMAQYAEPHPAVPCIVDFVDVDSDKWRQYAGNKPWPTAWIYRREAKKLLDFDRRIAAHSTHALFVSEHEAGLFKTLAPEAAARVRALENGVDTDYFNPGLDYPNPYPEDVKPLVFTGAMDYWANVDAVAWFADAVWPALRRECPEARFYVVGSRPTAAVSALGRRGGIVVTGAVPDVRPYLHHAHCAVAPLRIARGIQNKVLEALALAKPVLASSPAMEGIECGSAPLAVRVVDGVESWRLAALDLLRDAAWPAVVAANRDFVLEHYGWRKSLDRLGRWVEAL, encoded by the coding sequence ATGAAAGATATTTTGTTCCTCGCCCACCGCATTCCCTTTCCGCCCAACAAGGGCGATAAGATACGCTCGTTCCATTGGTTGAAATATTTATCGGAATCCTACCGGGTGCATTTGGGCGCTTTCGTGGACGATCCCGAGGACCTGCGCCATATCCCGGAGGTGGAGCGTTATTGCGCCGGAACCTGCTTATTGCCTTTGCATCCCAAACTCGCCAGGCTGCGCGGCCTTAAGGGATTGGTGAACGGCGAGGCTTTGAGTATTCCTTATTATGCGGATCGGCGGATGTCGGCCTGGGTCGAGGGCTTGCTCGCCCGTAATCAGGTCGCGGGTATCCTGGTGTTTTCCTCGGCCATGGCCCAGTATGCCGAACCCCATCCCGCCGTGCCGTGTATCGTCGATTTCGTGGATGTGGATTCCGATAAATGGCGGCAATATGCCGGGAATAAACCTTGGCCGACCGCCTGGATTTATCGCCGGGAGGCTAAGAAACTATTGGATTTCGACCGCCGCATCGCGGCCCATTCCACCCATGCCTTGTTCGTTTCGGAACACGAGGCCGGTTTGTTCAAAACCCTGGCCCCGGAGGCGGCGGCGCGGGTCAGGGCTTTGGAAAACGGCGTGGATACCGATTATTTCAATCCCGGATTGGATTATCCCAATCCCTATCCCGAGGATGTGAAACCCCTGGTATTTACCGGGGCCATGGATTATTGGGCCAATGTGGACGCCGTGGCGTGGTTCGCCGACGCGGTGTGGCCGGCCCTCCGCCGCGAGTGCCCGGAAGCCCGGTTCTATGTGGTGGGTTCCCGGCCCACGGCGGCGGTGTCGGCCTTGGGGCGGCGCGGGGGGATCGTGGTGACGGGCGCGGTGCCCGATGTCCGGCCCTATCTGCATCATGCCCATTGCGCGGTGGCTCCCCTGCGGATCGCACGGGGCATACAGAATAAGGTGCTGGAAGCCCTGGCCCTGGCCAAGCCGGTCCTGGCCTCGTCCCCGGCGATGGAAGGCATCGAATGCGGGTCGGCGCCGTTGGCGGTGCGGGTCGTGGATGGGGTGGAAAGCTGGCGTTTGGCCGCCCTCGATCTGTTGCGCGACGCCGCCTGGCCCGCTGTGGTGGCGGCGAACCGGGATTTCGTGCTGGAACATTATGGCTGGCGCAAGAGCCTGGACCGCTTGGGCCGCTGGGTGGAGGCCCTATGA
- a CDS encoding Uma2 family endonuclease yields MHNLKASTRKAVEIDFDGWLRPRGDDEFFEFCQRQRGLRVEMDRYGAIVIMPPTGGETGRIDFRLIAGFAAWVDPAWIKREKGFAIPLEQRKKFAPIRPDFVVELRSETDSLPRSQAKMAEYIENGAALGWLIDVAGKTVYAYRPDTPVEVLAHPSGLSGEPLLKGFVLRRDAIFV; encoded by the coding sequence TTGCACAACCTAAAAGCGTCCACCCGCAAAGCCGTGGAAATCGATTTCGATGGCTGGTTGAGGCCGAGGGGCGACGACGAGTTCTTCGAGTTCTGCCAACGGCAACGCGGTTTGCGGGTAGAAATGGATCGATATGGGGCAATCGTCATCATGCCACCTACGGGCGGAGAAACCGGCAGGATTGATTTCCGATTGATCGCAGGTTTCGCCGCTTGGGTCGATCCGGCCTGGATCAAGCGGGAAAAAGGGTTCGCCATCCCCTTGGAACAGCGCAAGAAATTCGCGCCCATTCGCCCCGATTTCGTGGTGGAACTGCGCTCCGAAACCGATTCCCTGCCCAGGTCGCAGGCGAAAATGGCGGAATATATCGAGAATGGCGCGGCCTTGGGTTGGTTGATCGATGTGGCCGGGAAAACGGTTTATGCCTACCGGCCCGATACCCCGGTCGAGGTGCTGGCGCATCCCTCCGGGCTGTCCGGCGAACCCTTGCTCAAGGGTTTCGTCCTGCGTAGGGACGCCATTTTCGTCTGA
- a CDS encoding FemAB family XrtA/PEP-CTERM system-associated protein — protein MQIKVLDESREGEWDAFVEACPEASFFHKAGWKRVVEQALGHPQTFLYAEESGRIVGVLPLGQVKSLLFGNALISSPFCVYGGVAAESPEARQALEEHAVHMARQFQVDYLEFRNRIATGSGRPTKSLYVTFRKTLDPDPDQNMNAVPRKQRAMIRKGIAAGLSSVIDTGVDRFYDAYAESVRNLGTPVFPKRLFILLKQVFGEACEILTVEYQGRPVASVMNFYFRDEVLPYYGGGIEQARDLKANDFMYWEVMRRAVAKGVRVFDFGRSKEGTGSYRFKTHWGFEPEPLPYEYELVRAGKMPDINPLNPKYRLFVAAWRHLPVPVSKLVGPWIARNLG, from the coding sequence ATGCAGATCAAAGTATTAGATGAGAGCCGCGAGGGCGAGTGGGATGCGTTTGTGGAGGCTTGCCCGGAGGCGAGCTTTTTCCATAAGGCTGGCTGGAAACGAGTGGTCGAGCAAGCCCTGGGACATCCCCAGACCTTCCTCTATGCCGAGGAGTCGGGACGGATTGTCGGGGTCTTGCCCTTGGGACAGGTTAAAAGCCTGTTATTCGGCAATGCGCTGATTTCCAGCCCGTTTTGCGTCTATGGCGGCGTGGCGGCGGAATCCCCAGAAGCGCGGCAGGCTTTGGAAGAGCATGCGGTGCATATGGCTCGGCAGTTCCAGGTCGATTATCTGGAGTTCCGCAACCGGATCGCCACGGGTTCTGGGCGTCCCACCAAATCCTTGTATGTGACTTTCCGTAAAACCTTGGATCCCGATCCAGACCAGAATATGAACGCGGTACCCCGGAAACAGCGGGCCATGATCCGCAAGGGTATCGCGGCGGGATTATCCAGTGTTATCGATACCGGGGTGGATCGATTTTACGATGCCTATGCCGAAAGCGTCCGCAACCTGGGGACGCCGGTATTCCCCAAACGTTTATTCATCCTGCTCAAGCAGGTCTTCGGCGAGGCTTGCGAAATCCTGACCGTGGAATACCAGGGACGGCCGGTCGCCAGCGTGATGAATTTTTATTTCCGCGACGAGGTGCTGCCCTATTACGGTGGCGGTATCGAACAGGCCCGCGATTTGAAGGCCAACGATTTCATGTATTGGGAAGTCATGCGCCGCGCGGTGGCAAAAGGCGTACGGGTATTCGATTTTGGCCGCAGCAAGGAAGGTACCGGGTCTTATCGTTTCAAGACCCATTGGGGTTTCGAGCCCGAACCCTTGCCCTATGAATATGAATTGGTGCGGGCCGGGAAAATGCCCGATATTAATCCCTTGAATCCGAAATACCGGTTGTTCGTGGCGGCGTGGCGGCATTTGCCGGTGCCGGTGAGTAAACTGGTCGGGCCTTGGATCGCCCGGAATTTGGGTTGA
- a CDS encoding XrtA system polysaccharide deacetylase, whose product MVAKTAGTASDHQPVNAMTVDVEDYFQVSAFEPYIPRQAWDRLPCRVESNTDRILALFAGHGIKATFFTLGWVARRYPGLVRRIVEDGHELACHGLSHVRVTEQTPEEFREDVRVSKCILEDISGQPVLGYRAASYSIGAKNLWAFPILEELGFQYSSSIYPVRHDLYGMPEAPRFAFHPTDSSGGLLELPVTTVKLGRHNYPCGGGGYFRLLPYPLSRWAMRRVNRTDRESCIFYFHPWEIDPDQPRQSGISLKTRFRHYLNLSKMEIRLTALLRDFAWDTMANVFLPKAKIHSAAR is encoded by the coding sequence TTCCGATCATCAACCGGTCAATGCCATGACGGTGGATGTGGAGGATTACTTCCAGGTTTCGGCCTTCGAGCCTTATATTCCACGCCAAGCCTGGGACCGTTTGCCTTGCCGGGTGGAATCGAATACCGATAGGATATTGGCCTTGTTCGCTGGGCATGGGATAAAAGCCACGTTTTTCACCCTGGGTTGGGTGGCGCGGCGCTATCCGGGTTTGGTGCGGCGCATCGTCGAGGACGGCCATGAATTGGCGTGCCATGGACTCAGCCATGTCCGGGTGACCGAGCAAACGCCCGAGGAATTCCGGGAGGATGTCCGGGTTTCCAAATGCATATTGGAGGATATTTCTGGACAGCCTGTCTTGGGGTATCGTGCGGCCAGTTATTCCATCGGGGCCAAAAATCTATGGGCGTTTCCGATATTGGAAGAACTGGGCTTCCAATATAGTTCCAGTATCTACCCGGTCCGGCATGATTTATATGGGATGCCCGAAGCCCCGAGGTTCGCCTTCCATCCCACCGATTCCAGCGGTGGATTATTGGAATTGCCCGTCACTACCGTGAAACTGGGTCGGCACAATTATCCTTGTGGCGGGGGTGGTTATTTCAGGCTATTACCCTATCCGCTATCGCGCTGGGCGATGCGGCGGGTGAACCGGACCGATAGGGAATCCTGCATTTTCTATTTCCATCCTTGGGAAATCGACCCGGATCAGCCACGCCAATCGGGAATCAGCCTGAAAACCCGCTTCCGCCATTATCTCAACCTTTCCAAAATGGAAATCCGCTTGACCGCCTTATTGCGTGATTTCGCCTGGGATACCATGGCGAATGTTTTCCTACCCAAAGCCAAAATCCATTCCGCCGCCCGGTAA
- the xrtA gene encoding exosortase A produces the protein MKMQDSALGGTGAEAVPGWPKALGLTLAALAALLGLYHDTLASMLAIWQRSETYAHGYLIFPISAWLIWQKRAVLARIAPRPDYRAAPVLALGGLGWWLAHAIDVLVVEQLALVGMIPALVWWMLGWPVLRAVLFPMGFLVFSVPMGEFLVPPLMNFTADFTVAMLQFTGIPVFREGTFFSIPSGDWSVIEACSGLRYLIASITLGFLYAYMSYVSPWRRLAFMALSVGLPIIANGLRAYMIVMIGHLSGMTLAVGVDHLIYGWVFFGFVMLLMFWVGSFWTDIDAAQAASPVPAPVGTAPDGWAFGRAWALALLVAAVGPARAAYVGALEASRDRDPVVMALPEGDGAWQAVPAFTEWTPHYSGQDAGADRAYGNGEDKVAVYVRYYRHQKQGAELINSRNMLIPQIHDVWKMPEERSVEVSLAGRPVTVLQGLLKSTAGQRLLVWRWNLIGGSRTADDYQGKLLEAKDKLLGGSGEGAAFILATEYSGDPKTAEPVLRRFAEAMLPALEQGLDRTVARR, from the coding sequence ATGAAAATGCAGGATTCGGCCCTGGGCGGGACCGGGGCGGAAGCGGTTCCCGGCTGGCCCAAAGCCTTGGGCCTGACCCTCGCGGCGCTCGCGGCCTTGTTGGGCCTCTACCACGACACCTTGGCGTCGATGCTGGCGATTTGGCAGCGCTCCGAGACCTACGCCCATGGCTATTTGATCTTCCCCATCAGCGCGTGGTTGATCTGGCAGAAACGGGCAGTATTGGCGCGGATCGCCCCCCGGCCCGATTACCGGGCCGCGCCGGTGCTGGCCCTGGGCGGATTGGGGTGGTGGTTGGCCCATGCCATCGATGTGTTGGTGGTGGAGCAATTGGCCTTGGTGGGCATGATTCCGGCCCTGGTGTGGTGGATGCTGGGATGGCCGGTGTTGCGGGCGGTGTTGTTCCCCATGGGCTTCCTGGTTTTTTCCGTGCCGATGGGGGAATTCCTCGTCCCGCCGCTGATGAATTTCACCGCCGATTTCACGGTGGCGATGCTGCAATTCACCGGCATCCCGGTGTTCCGCGAAGGCACTTTCTTCAGCATCCCCAGCGGGGATTGGTCGGTGATCGAGGCGTGCAGCGGGCTGCGCTATTTGATCGCCTCGATCACCCTGGGGTTTTTGTATGCCTATATGAGCTACGTGTCGCCGTGGCGGCGGCTGGCGTTCATGGCCTTGTCGGTGGGATTGCCGATCATCGCCAATGGCCTCCGGGCCTATATGATCGTGATGATCGGCCATCTGAGCGGCATGACCTTGGCGGTGGGGGTCGACCATTTGATCTATGGCTGGGTGTTCTTCGGCTTTGTGATGCTGCTGATGTTCTGGGTCGGTTCGTTCTGGACCGATATCGACGCGGCCCAGGCCGCTTCCCCGGTTCCGGCCCCGGTCGGTACCGCGCCCGACGGTTGGGCTTTCGGCAGGGCCTGGGCGCTCGCCTTGCTGGTCGCCGCCGTGGGACCGGCGCGGGCCGCCTATGTCGGAGCCCTGGAAGCCAGCCGGGACCGGGACCCGGTGGTGATGGCCTTGCCGGAAGGCGACGGGGCTTGGCAAGCTGTTCCGGCCTTCACCGAATGGACGCCCCATTATTCGGGCCAGGACGCGGGGGCCGACCGGGCCTATGGCAACGGCGAGGACAAGGTGGCGGTCTATGTGCGCTATTACCGCCATCAAAAGCAGGGCGCGGAATTGATCAACTCCCGCAATATGCTGATCCCCCAAATCCATGATGTTTGGAAAATGCCGGAGGAGCGGTCGGTCGAAGTATCCTTGGCGGGCCGGCCGGTCACGGTGCTGCAAGGCTTATTGAAATCCACGGCGGGACAACGCCTCTTGGTGTGGCGCTGGAACCTTATCGGCGGCAGCCGTACCGCCGACGATTACCAGGGGAAATTATTGGAAGCCAAGGACAAACTCCTCGGCGGTTCCGGCGAGGGCGCGGCCTTCATCCTCGCCACCGAATATAGCGGCGACCCCAAGACGGCGGAGCCGGTCTTGCGGCGCTTCGCCGAGGCGATGCTGCCCGCCCTGGAACAGGGTCTGGATCGAACGGTGGCCCGGCGATGA
- a CDS encoding polysaccharide deacetylase family protein, with protein sequence MSLLEAAYRLAARGLSPAGGRARLSILIYHRVLPEADPLFPGETTAAGFDQEMGLLKRVFAVLPLGEAVARLKAGTLPARAACVTFDDGYADNATHALPILGKHGLPACFFIATAYLDGGRMFNDTVIEAVRRAKPEPVDLGRFGLGEHDLSSLDAKARAIAAILSQVKYLPPDRRDDTVAGLAAALTGAALPTDLMMTTAQLHALRQAGMEIGAHTHRHPILAKLGPAAVRAEIAENVAVLERILGRRVGLFAYPNGKPGSDYLPQQAAIVRELGFDAAVSTRWGAASAASDPFQLPRFTPWSRDKARFQPQLLRNLAHSYF encoded by the coding sequence GTGAGCCTGTTGGAAGCGGCCTACCGGCTGGCGGCGCGGGGGTTGTCGCCGGCGGGCGGGCGGGCGCGGCTCAGCATCCTGATCTACCATCGCGTGCTGCCGGAGGCCGATCCGCTATTTCCGGGGGAAACCACCGCCGCCGGTTTCGACCAGGAAATGGGCTTGCTGAAACGGGTGTTCGCCGTGCTGCCCTTGGGCGAGGCGGTCGCCCGCCTCAAGGCCGGCACGCTGCCCGCCCGCGCCGCCTGCGTGACTTTCGACGACGGCTATGCCGACAACGCCACCCACGCCTTGCCGATCCTGGGGAAACACGGCCTGCCCGCCTGTTTCTTCATCGCCACGGCCTATCTGGACGGGGGCCGGATGTTCAACGACACGGTGATCGAGGCGGTGCGCCGGGCCAAGCCGGAGCCGGTCGATCTCGGGCGCTTCGGCCTGGGCGAACACGATCTTTCCAGCCTGGACGCCAAAGCCCGCGCCATCGCCGCCATCCTGTCCCAGGTGAAATACCTGCCGCCGGATCGGCGCGATGACACCGTCGCCGGATTGGCGGCGGCGCTGACCGGCGCGGCCTTGCCCACCGACCTGATGATGACCACGGCCCAACTCCACGCCCTGCGCCAAGCCGGGATGGAAATAGGCGCCCATACCCATCGCCATCCCATCCTGGCCAAACTCGGCCCCGCCGCCGTCCGCGCCGAAATCGCCGAGAATGTGGCGGTGCTGGAGAGGATTTTGGGCCGACGGGTCGGCCTGTTCGCCTATCCCAACGGCAAGCCCGGCAGCGATTACCTGCCGCAACAGGCCGCCATCGTGCGGGAACTGGGCTTCGACGCGGCGGTGTCCACCCGATGGGGCGCGGCCAGCGCCGCCAGCGATCCCTTCCAATTGCCGCGCTTCACGCCCTGGTCCAGGGATAAGGCCAGATTCCAGCCGCAGTTGTTGCGGAACCTCGCGCATTCCTATTTTTAG